CAAGATACTTATCACTCCAATCAGGTAAGGAATAAATAAACAAGTAAGCGATTTAAATCCCCCTGTGGCTTTGCTACTTTCCCCCTTTATCAAAGGGGGATTAAGGGGGATTCCATGTTGTTTGAAAATATGTTTATAAGCAGAAATCAAAAATCCAGCCGTTCCGTAAGCAGGATCACAAATCGTTTCGTCTTTCTTCGGGTCAACCGCCGCCACAATAAAATCAATAATGTGGCGCGGAGTGCACTTAACCCACTGTTCAAGATTGTTACTTTGCCTAACCATTGTTAGCGGGTCATAATTAGAATTGCTGTATTTTTAGAGACCACTAAGTATTTAAAAACTCTAGGCATCGAATATTGCTTATCTTTATATCTTCATTTAGAAAAGCTAAGATCTTTTTTGGGTCGATTATATCTTTTAAAACTAGACTAATAATTGCTTGGTTCTTTCCTCTGTTTTTTATATCAATGCTCCTTAATATAGTAGCAAGCAGGATTTCTTTCTCTTTATTCTTGGTGGTAAAATTTATCTTATCCTGATTGATCATAAGATTTTTAATTTTAGCTTCGACTAATTCAAAATCTTTGTTTAGAACTACTGCTACTTTAAAGATACCGGTATTCATAGAGGAAAAGATTGATTCTTCTTTTAAAGAAATATACTGGCCCTTTAAAATCTTTAATCCAGAGGGAAACTTTTTATTCATATCTTTGATCATCTTATCTAAATCACTCTCTTGATATAAAAATAAATCAAAGTATTCACAAATGCTTTTTATTCCTAAGGGAAGTGCTCGCCCAAAAGAAATTTTAAGTTGAGGATTAAACCCTTCTTTGATCACCACCGGAGCTTTAACCAAAAATAAGATTTGTTTGATTATCCGGGTAATATCTAATTGGGATAAATACTTCATATCCTGGAGCTTAGCATACTTAAACCTTGCTCGATAAAGAGTGTCCTTTGTTTTTACGGAAGTATTATTATTGATCATTTAAGGGTTAAATTTTCCTTGATTTTTAGCAGGCTTCACAAGAAAGGCATTGCCCTTTATAGCAATCACTGGTTTCTTTCTCTTGTTTAGCTCTTAAATATTCTTTGATTAAAAATTTCTTATTTACTTTCATGTCGAGATGATCCCAGGGGAGTCGACTTCTAATGTTTATCTTTCTACTGGCATAATTACTTAAATCTAAACCTTCTTCTTTAAAACTGTCTTCCCAAATCTTAAAGTTAAATCTATCTGACCAACTATCAAAGATACAGCCAGCTTCATAAGCTTTTTTAATCACCGTAGCTATTCTTCGATCCCCTCTGGCTAAAGCTGCTTCTAAAGTGCTTTGTTCTGCCGAATGCCAAGAAAGCTCTATTCCTTTTTCTCTCATATTTTCAATTAAGAGTCTTTGTTTTCTCTTAATTTCATAAATTTTATCTTGGCTTTCCCATTGAAAAGGGGTATGAGGTTTAGGGATAAAGGAAGAGATACTTACTTTAATCACCTTTCTTTTTGACTTACCTTTTCTTATGGCTCTTACTAATTTGACAATACCCATAATATCTTCATCATTTTCTAAAGGAAGACCAATCATAAAATATAATTTTATCAAATTGTAACCCATTTCAAATATCCCATGAACTAAATTTATAATCTCTTCAGTAGTGATCCTTTTGTTAATGATCTTCCGTAATCTATCTGTTCCTGCTTCTGGAGCAATGGTAATTCCACTCTTTTTAATAATGGATGAAATTTTAGCTAATTCTAAAACTTGCTTACTTACTCGCAAAGAAGGAAATGAAATAGCTATCTTCCTTTCCTTAAAGATATTGACTAATATTTCTAACAAGTTGATAGCTCCTTGAAAATCAACAACATTTAAAGATAACAGTGATATCTCCCTATAGCCAGTCTCTTCAATAATTTTTTGGGCTAACCTTACTATGGTTTCTATACTTTTTCTTCTTCGTGGTCTACCAATCATACCACTATGGCAAAATCTACATCCTCCGGTGCAGCCTCTCTCAATTTCTAAAACAGCTCGATTATGGACAGTTTCTATTAAGGGAATAAGTTGAGAAGTAGGGTAGGGGACATTATTTAAATCTTTAACTAAGCATTTCTTGATCTTAGGAGGAGTATCTTTGTCTTTAGGGATTACATAAACCTCTTTTTTATTTTTTACCGTCTTGTAAAGGGACGGAACATAAATACCTTCAATTTGAGCTAACTTCCAAAGGAGGGCTTTTTTTTCAAGAGCTCTATTTTCTCTGTAGGCTTTTGCCAATTCTATTATTAATTCCTCTCCTTCTCCGATGCAAAATAGATCAAAGAAGTCTGCCATAGGTTCAGGGTTGCTTACGCAGGGACCACCAGCTATGATCAGAGGTTCATTATTAATCCGATCTTTAGCATAAACAGGAATTTTAGAAAGTTCTAACATGGCTAAAACATTAGTATAACTTAACTCATATTGCAGACTAAATCCAACTAGATCAAATTTATGAAGAGGC
The nucleotide sequence above comes from bacterium. Encoded proteins:
- a CDS encoding TIGR03936 family radical SAM-associated protein; translated protein: MINNNTSVKTKDTLYRARFKYAKLQDMKYLSQLDITRIIKQILFLVKAPVVIKEGFNPQLKISFGRALPLGIKSICEYFDLFLYQESDLDKMIKDMNKKFPSGLKILKGQYISLKEESIFSSMNTGIFKVAVVLNKDFELVEAKIKNLMINQDKINFTTKNKEKEILLATILRSIDIKNRGKNQAIISLVLKDIIDPKKILAFLNEDIKISNIRCLEFLNT
- a CDS encoding TIGR03960 family B12-binding radical SAM protein, whose product is MKNKTWHSLLDNIYKPGRYLGKEINSLRKDFKKAKIKFALAFPDLYEIGMSHLGLQILYYLLNKEDDVLAERVYMPDLDFIKRLKETDTLLFSLESREPLHKFDLVGFSLQYELSYTNVLAMLELSKIPVYAKDRINNEPLIIAGGPCVSNPEPMADFFDLFCIGEGEELIIELAKAYRENRALEKKALLWKLAQIEGIYVPSLYKTVKNKKEVYVIPKDKDTPPKIKKCLVKDLNNVPYPTSQLIPLIETVHNRAVLEIERGCTGGCRFCHSGMIGRPRRRKSIETIVRLAQKIIEETGYREISLLSLNVVDFQGAINLLEILVNIFKERKIAISFPSLRVSKQVLELAKISSIIKKSGITIAPEAGTDRLRKIINKRITTEEIINLVHGIFEMGYNLIKLYFMIGLPLENDEDIMGIVKLVRAIRKGKSKRKVIKVSISSFIPKPHTPFQWESQDKIYEIKRKQRLLIENMREKGIELSWHSAEQSTLEAALARGDRRIATVIKKAYEAGCIFDSWSDRFNFKIWEDSFKEEGLDLSNYASRKINIRSRLPWDHLDMKVNKKFLIKEYLRAKQEKETSDCYKGQCLSCEAC